The Microbacterium schleiferi genome contains the following window.
TCGCATCCAGCCCGCCGGTCAGCCGATGCGGTTCGAAGTGCGCATCGACGACAACCACCACCATCTCGTCTGCACATCCTGCGGTCGCGTCGACGATGTCGACTGCGTCGTTGGTGAGGCCCCGTGCCTGCATCCGTCGCAGACCCACGGCTTCACGCTTACGCAGGCCGAGATCACCTTCTGGGGCCTGTGCGCCGCGTGCGCAGCCGCAGACGCCGACTCCTCATCACCCACCCACAACCCGACCGTCACGGAAGGACGATCATGAGCGAAAACGACCCGGCCGTCACCCCTCTCGGGGAACAGGCCAATGACATCGATCAGTCGGTCACCGTCACCGACACGGATGAAGCCGAACTCGCCGAGGCAACGGGCGACGGTGCCTGCCCCGTCATCCACGAGCAGCCCCACCCGACCAACGGTTCGGCCAACCAGGTGTGGTGGCCGAACAAGCTGAACCTCAAGATCCTCGCGAAGAACCCCGTCGAGGCGAACCCCTACGGTGGCGACTTCGACTACAAGGCCGCGTTCGACGCCCTCGACCTCGACGCCGTCAAGAAGGACATCGAAGAGACCATCACGGTGTCGCAGGACTGGTGGCCTGCTGACTTCGGCAACTATGGGCCGCTCATGATCCGTATGGCCTGGCACAGCGCGGGCACCTACCGGGTGATGGACGGTCGCGGTGGCGGCGGCACCGGGCAGCAGCGGTTCGCGCCGCTGAACAGCTGGCCCGACAACGTGGGTCTCGACAAGGCTCGCCGGGTCCTGTGGCCCGTCAAGAAGAAGTACGGCCGGGCGCTGTCCTGGGGTGACCTCATGATCCTCGCCGGCAACGTCGCGCTTGAGAACATGGGCTTCGAGACGTTCGGTTTCGCCGGTGGCCGCATCGACGCGTGGGAGCCGGATGACGACGTCTACTGGGGCCCCGAGACGACCTGGCTCGGCGACGAGCGCTACACGGGCGAGCGTAGCCTCGAGCGTCCGCTCGCGGCGGTGCAGATGGGACTCATCTACGTCAACCCGGAGGGCCCGAACGGCAACCCCGACCCGCTGGCCTCGGCCATCGACATCCGGGAGACCTTCAAGCGGATGGCGATGAACGACGAAGAGACCGTCGCTCTGATCGCGGGCGGCCACACCTTCGGCAAGACGCACGGCGCAGCGCCGGACTCGAATCTCGAGGCCAACCCCGAAGCAGCCGGACCCGAGATGCAGGGCCTGGGCTGGAAGAACAACTTCGGCTCCGGAAAGGGAGACGACCAGATCACGAGTGGTCTCGAGGTCACCTGGACGTACCACCCGACGCGCTGGGACAACGAGTTCTTCCACATCCTGTTCGGGTACGAGTGGGAGCTCATGAAGAGCCCCGCGGGAGCCAACCAGTGGCGTCCCGTCAATGGCGCCGGCGCCGACATGGTCCCGCTTGCCCACGACCCCGCCAAGCGCCGCGAGCCGCGCATGCTCACCAGCGACCTCGCGCTGCGGTTCGACCCGTCGTACGAGAAGATCTCGCGCCGGTTCCTGGAGGACCCGGAAGCGTTCGCCGACGCGTTCGCCCGGGCCTGGTTCAAGCTGACCCACCGCGACATGGGGCCCAAGGCCCGCTACCTCGGACCCGAGGTTCCGGCGGAGGACCTCGTCTGGCAGGACCCGGTGCCGGCCGTTGACCACCCGCTCATCGATGAGGCCGACGCCGCGCAGCTCAAGCAGCGCATCCTCGAATCGGGCCTCACGGTCGCCGAGCTCGTGCAGACGACCTGGGCCGCCGCATCCACCTTCCGCGGCAGCGACAAGCGTGGCGGCGTCAATGGCGCTCGCCTGCGCCTGGCTCCGCAGAAGGACTTCGAGGTCAACAACCCGGCGCAGGTCGCGAAGGTGCTCGGGGTGCTCGAGGGCATCAAGGCCGACTTCGACGCGTCGGCTGCAGACGGAAAGAAGGTGTCGCTGGCCGACCTCCTCGTGCTGGCGGGCAATGCCGGTGTCGAGAAGGCTGCGAAGGATGCCGGCGTTGAGGCTGTCGTGACGTTCCACCCGGGACGCACCGACGCGACGCAGGAGCAGACGGATGTCGAATCCATGCAGTACCTCGAGCCGGCAGCCGACGGCTTCCGCAACTACCTGGGTCCCGTCGCCGCGGCATCCGGTCTGCCCGAGGAGCACCTGCTCATCGACAAGGCGAACCTGCTGACCCTCACTGCCCCCGAGATGACCGTCCTCGTCGGCGGTCTGCGCGTCATCGCCGGCAACTACGACGGCTCGGCGTACGGCATCTGGACAGACCGGCCGGGCACGCTCACGAACGACTTCTTCGTGAACCTGCTTGACCTCGGCACCACGTGGCGGGCGCTGGACCCCGGTCAGCACGCATTCGAGGGCACGAAGGACGGTTCGGGCGAGCTCGTCGGCCGCGGCACCCGCGTCGATCTGCTGTTCGGATCGAACTCCGAGCTGCGTGCGATCGCCGAGGTCTACGCCAGTGACGACGCGAACGAGCAGTTCGTGCGGGATTTCGTGAAGGCCTGGGGCAAGGTCACCGAGCTCGACCGGTTCGACCTGGTCTGAGTCGCAGACTCTGCATCCACACAGCGGCGGCCCGTCTCTTCGGAGGCGGGCCGCCGCCGTGCTGGATCCAGTGGGGTCGTCAGCTCACGCGCGCCTCGGCCTGAACGGGAGGCAGCGGCTTGCGCTCGAACAGCGCGCGGTGCGCGAAACCGGCCAGGAGGCCGCCGACCAGCGGGAACACGATGAAGACCCACAGCTGGGCGAGCGCCTCGCCACCGCCGTAGATTGCCGTGGCGATCGAGCGAGCGGGGTTGACCGAGGTGTTGTCGATCGGGATCGAGACCAGGTGGATCATCGTGAGTGTGAAGCCGATGACCAGGCCCGCGAACTTCTCGGCGTTGCGCTGAGGATGCGTCACACCGAGGATCACGAGCAGGAAGATCCCCGTGAGGAGGATCTCGGCGATGATCGCCGCGCCGAGCCCGAACCCGCCGGGGGATGCCGCGCCGTAGCCGTTGCTCGCGAACCCGCCGTCCTGGGCGGCGCTCAGCCACCCGTCCGGACCGAACAGACCGATGAGCACGATCAGCGTCGTCCCCACAGCGCCACCGACAATCTGCGCGATGAGGTAGCCGGGGACATCCTTCCACGCGAACCGACCGGCGGCGGCAAGTCCGAAGGTGACGGCAGGGTTGAAGTGACCGCCCGAGATCGGACCCCACGTGTAGATGCCCGCCATGAGGGTCAACCCGAACGCGAGAGAGACGCCGAGGAAGCCGACGCCGAGGGAGGTGCCGTTCTCGCTCGCGCCGAAGTTCGCGGCGAAC
Protein-coding sequences here:
- a CDS encoding Fur family transcriptional regulator, producing the protein MADARGITDAEPAESVIRAAGLRVTSARLAVLDALREHPHASADTIFADVDRRAPGTTLQSVYNALSDFGTAGLVRRIQPAGQPMRFEVRIDDNHHHLVCTSCGRVDDVDCVVGEAPCLHPSQTHGFTLTQAEITFWGLCAACAAADADSSSPTHNPTVTEGRS
- the katG gene encoding catalase/peroxidase HPI, which gives rise to MSENDPAVTPLGEQANDIDQSVTVTDTDEAELAEATGDGACPVIHEQPHPTNGSANQVWWPNKLNLKILAKNPVEANPYGGDFDYKAAFDALDLDAVKKDIEETITVSQDWWPADFGNYGPLMIRMAWHSAGTYRVMDGRGGGGTGQQRFAPLNSWPDNVGLDKARRVLWPVKKKYGRALSWGDLMILAGNVALENMGFETFGFAGGRIDAWEPDDDVYWGPETTWLGDERYTGERSLERPLAAVQMGLIYVNPEGPNGNPDPLASAIDIRETFKRMAMNDEETVALIAGGHTFGKTHGAAPDSNLEANPEAAGPEMQGLGWKNNFGSGKGDDQITSGLEVTWTYHPTRWDNEFFHILFGYEWELMKSPAGANQWRPVNGAGADMVPLAHDPAKRREPRMLTSDLALRFDPSYEKISRRFLEDPEAFADAFARAWFKLTHRDMGPKARYLGPEVPAEDLVWQDPVPAVDHPLIDEADAAQLKQRILESGLTVAELVQTTWAAASTFRGSDKRGGVNGARLRLAPQKDFEVNNPAQVAKVLGVLEGIKADFDASAADGKKVSLADLLVLAGNAGVEKAAKDAGVEAVVTFHPGRTDATQEQTDVESMQYLEPAADGFRNYLGPVAAASGLPEEHLLIDKANLLTLTAPEMTVLVGGLRVIAGNYDGSAYGIWTDRPGTLTNDFFVNLLDLGTTWRALDPGQHAFEGTKDGSGELVGRGTRVDLLFGSNSELRAIAEVYASDDANEQFVRDFVKAWGKVTELDRFDLV
- the aqpZ gene encoding aquaporin Z, which produces MAETTSAPGTATKLIAEALGTFLLVFGSIGTALFAANFGASENGTSLGVGFLGVSLAFGLTLMAGIYTWGPISGGHFNPAVTFGLAAAGRFAWKDVPGYLIAQIVGGAVGTTLIVLIGLFGPDGWLSAAQDGGFASNGYGAASPGGFGLGAAIIAEILLTGIFLLVILGVTHPQRNAEKFAGLVIGFTLTMIHLVSIPIDNTSVNPARSIATAIYGGGEALAQLWVFIVFPLVGGLLAGFAHRALFERKPLPPVQAEARVS